ACGTTCTGGGGCTTGAGGAGTTCCAGGTGGTGCCCCAGGCGCTCTGTGACATGGCGTTGGATGGATGGATCCAGACTGCTCATTGCCTTTGATCCCTTGGGCAGGCCCTTGAGAAGGAGTCTTGCCACATGGGGTGCTGCCGCCCCCCGAGGCTCCACCACATATCCTCCCAAGAAGAGACGCCTCAGTTTGCCATCCAACTCCTCCTCCACCGCCTCCCAACCCAGGGACCTGCCCAGGAGCGAGGCACGCTTCCTCAGCTCCACGAAGGGGGAATTGGGTGCCCGGATCAGGCAGGCCAGGATCAGGGACTCAGCTTGATCCAGACCATGTGGGTCTTTGCCGAAGAGGCCCCTGGAGGCAGCGGCGATCCCCTGGAGTTCACCCCTGAAGCTCACGAGATTAAGATAGGCCTCCAGGATCTCCCCCTTGGACCAATGTTTCTCCATGCGCAGGGCAGCCATGATCTGTTCTGCCTTCTGTTTCAGGGACTTACGGCCTCCTTGGGCCTGGAGTCTCTTGTCCAGGAGGGCTGCCAGTTGCATGGTTATGGTGCTGGCCCCCGTGAAGCCCTCAAGAGTCAGGCCCCTTAGCAAGGCCCTTCCCATGGATCTCCAATCCACCCCTGGGTGGCTGAAAAACCTCCTGTCCTCTGAAGCCATCAATGCCTTGATCAGGGCCGGGGAGACCTGGCCTATGGCCACCCACTCGAGCCTTCTTTGCTCCTTGTCTTTCCTTAGCTCATGGATGGGCTCCCCATGCCTGTCCAAAAGAATTGAATCGGATGAAACCCAGGAGGCCCTCACCTCCTGGAAAGATGGGAGGGCCAGGGCCGGCCTGGCAAGCACAAGCCACTGGAGCAGGCCCCACAGGATCGCCAGTTCCACAGAGGTAGGCACAATCCCCCAGATGCGTCTCAATGCCCCACCTCCAAGGGCTCGTTGGGCATCTCCCCGAACATCTCCGGAAAGTACAAGGCCTCCACCCTGGTGGGAGGCACCTGGAAGTTCCCCTCCTGGTTGAGACGTACCGTGTACTCCAGGGTCCATTCTCCCTTGGGCAGGAACTCATAGTAGGCCCTGAAGGCCTCCAAAGAGCGTTCCTGGAAAACAGGTGAGGGCCATCCCTTGCGCTTCTCATCAGCCGTGAGGATGCGCGAATCCCTGGCCAGTCCCCCTCCCAGGATACTGGATCCGGCCGGGATGGGATCGCTCACCACAACCCAGCTCTGGTCAGCCTGGGCCGATATCTCCAGCCTGACCCTGAGCACATCACCCCGACTCCATGCATCAGGGCGTTTTCTCTCCACGGCAGAGATCCATTTTTGGATCTTGTAACCGCTGCTCAGGGGGGCCTTGAGGGGAATGGCCGCCAGGCCCTGCACCGTGACCCATGGCCTGCCCGTGCCTTGGTGATTTATCCACAAGGATCTCACACCTTCCGGCCAGGGCAACAAGAAGGCCCCTCCCTTGGGTGAGACGCCCCAGCCCACGGTACCGGATGGTGCCTCAGCCTGGAGGCTGGTCTTGCCCGTAACCGGGATGGTCTCAAAGGCCCTGGAGAACTTCTCCATGGCCAGTACGCCCCAGGCATTGGCCACCGTGAGATCCCAGTGTCCGCCTCTTTGCAGTGCCAAGGCTCCCTGGACCAGCCTCGGCAAGTCCTCCTTCCAGTTGGCCAGGGGGAGCACCGCCAGGATGGTGCGCACCGCGTTGACATGATTGGAGACCATGAGCCACCAGAGGCGATCCGTGGCCCCGGTGGAGAAGCTCATGACAGTGCCCTGGAAATTCAAGCGCGACCTCAGGATCTGCTCTGCCTCTTTCATGCGTGCCTCCCGCTCCGGGATGGCAGGGACGAGGCGAAGGATGTTGAGCCAGTCTATCACCGCTGAGGTGGGCCAGAGATTGGGCTCCAAGGCTATGGAGCCCAGATGCTTGGGCCCTGCCTTGCCCAGCCTGGCCAGGGCCTCTAGGGCTGAGAGCTTCCTGATGGAGAGGTCTGCCGTGGGCAAAGGACCGTATCGCACCATGCCCCCTTCCACGAACTTCATGAGCCCGGCCTCCATCTTGGCCCTTGCCTCTGCAGGGATCTCCCATCCAGCTTCATGGGCAATGGCCACGATGTACGCGGTGAGCACCGGGGACCCCAGGGTCATGGTGGGGAAGTACTTCACTAGCCCTTCTGGGTCCAGATGAGTGGAGAGCTGGGCCATGTATTTCTTCCACAGCACCTCGTCCCTAAGGGAAACGGCCGTGGAGATCTTCTGCTCCATGCAGCCGTAAGGGTACCCCCTCATGTAGTGCGCCACACCGCCTAGGCCTTCAGCCACCACGGGGCTAAGGCTCACCCGAACCCCGCCCAGGCCTGGGAGGGCATCAGCGGGTCTCTCCACAGGGAAACTCAGGGTTGCTTCCACCTGGGCCGTGGTGGCCTGGAGCATCCTCACAGGGACGGCCGCAGCCACCCTCTGGGTCACCCTGATGCGGTCAGCCTCTGGGGCACCCACTGTCTTGACCTCCACCTCCCAGAGGATGGACTCCTGCCCCTGGGGCACGGTGACCTCCCAGCCCACCTCCCTGGCCTCCCCTGGGGACAAGGACAGAGCCATGGGCTGGAGCCTTTCGGCCAGTCCCCGGGCCGTGGCCCTGATCTCCAGGCTCAGGGCTTGCTGAGTCGTGTTCCTCAGAGTGAATCCCGCCTTGAATCTGTCTCCCTCACGGACCAGGGGAGGCAGGCCCGAGAGAATCATCAGGTCCTGAGTGGATTGGATGGAGGTGGATCCTGTCCCGAAAAGGCCCTCTCCCCCAGTGGCCACGGCCACGATGCGAAAGCTGGTCAGGGAGTCATTAAGGGGTAATTCCAAAGAGGCCTCCCCTTTTTCATCCAGTGGCACACGGGCCTTCCACAGGAGCAGGGTTTCAAACAATTCCCTTGTGGGCTGCCTCCCACCTCCTCCACCCGAGGGGAGGGCCTTGAGCCCGTAATGGCGCTTCCCCACCACCTGCATCTGGGCCGTGGCCGAGCGCACCTCGTATCCCCTTCTTTTCATCATGGCCGGGAGGATCTCCCAGCTCCTGTTGGCCATCAGCTCCAGGAGCCCCTCGTCCACTGCTGCCACTGCCACCTCGCTGCCGGGTGGTGGCCGCCTTCCATCTGGGGTCTGGACCTTTATGCTCACCATGGCCTTTTCTCTGACCTTATAGACCTTGCGCTCCGTCGAGACCTTCACCTCCAGCTCGTGGGCCCTCCAGCCCACGTTGATCTCCGAGATGCCCAGCTTGAAGGCTGGCTTGCCCAGATCCACCAGGGCCGTCGGGCTCACATCTGCCACCCTGCCCCTTACAACCAGCACCGACACGAAGACATTGGGCGCATATGAACCCTTGATGGGCATCTGGATGATGGGCCTCTTGCCAGACAGGGGTCTGACCCAGGCCTCCATGACCCCTTCGCGCTCCACTGTAATCAGGGCTGTGGCCTCCTGGAAGGGCATTCGGACCTGAAATGTGGCCGTCTCCCCTGGCTCGTAGCGCCTCTTTTCGGGAAGGAGATCTATCCTGTCATGATCTTCTGCATCGAACCACCACCTGCGCTCCTTGGATACCCATACAGACCTGTTTGCCCAGCTGGGGTTTTCGGCTTGGTCCCAGGTCTTTGCCTGCAGGACCATCTCTCCGGATGTCTGGGGTCGCACCTGGCAGATGAATTTCCCGTGCTGGTCGGTCTTGCCCTCACAGAGGCTGCCCAGGCGCCTCGTCTCTTTGGCATGGTCGTAAGAGTAGAAACCCCCAATGATCCTCTTTCTGTGGCTTATGGTCTTTCTCTGGAACAGATCCACCTTCACTGGCGCTTCTGCCACTGGCCTTCCCTCCAGATCCACCACCGCCACCTGGAGTTCCTGGGTCTCATCCACCACGGCCCATGAGCTGGGCTTGAGGCCCACCAGATACCTGGAGGGCCAAAGGGGGATCCGGCTGGAGGCTGTCTGCACCTCCCCATTGGGGTCCCGGTACTCCAGCTCGGCCACCATCTCCATGGGGACCTGAACCTCGGGCAGGTCGTTGAGCACCACCCGGGCCGATCCGGCCCTGTCCAGGACAAGATCCACGGTCTCTAGCTTGGCACGGATCTCCCCTAGGGCCTCCCTGAGCACCTGAGGGACCTCCCCTAGCTCCTCATCGTATTCCAACTCCTCGCCCTTCCTGGTGACCCCTTCCAGCACCGGGCCGTTGGAGAATTGGAAGCCCTCGAATCCCTCCGGAGGGGCCAGAGACTTGAGCCCCACTTCCCTGCGAAGTTTGACAGGCAGCTCCCCTGCCCCGCCTCCGGCAAGATACTGAAGGCTCATCTCCAGGGTGACCTCCCTGGCATGGACCAGAGGTTCCTTGGGCGGCTGTATCACTGCCTTCATGAGGGGGACTCGAAACTCCTCGACCCTGAAATGCCCCGTGGTCCATTCGCTGGCTTCCTGCACATCCCAGGGCTCCTCATCTTCTTCCTCCAGGGAGGGCTCCCAGGCCTCCACGGTCGTGTCCGACCCTCGCCTGAGCACTACCCTATAGCCCCCAAGCTTGGCCTCCCTGGGGATGGTCCAGGTGGTCTCGGCCACACCCTTTGCATCCCACTCAAGGGGCAATTCGTACCTCTGCTCGCCTCCTAGGTGCTCTATGGAGACTTTCTGAGGCCTGTTGGCCTCGGGCACGGCAGAGAATCCCTTGATGCCGTGCTTTCGCAGGATGTGTTTCATGTGCACGGTCTCGCCGGCCCTAAGGAGGGTCCTATCCAGTATCGTGTGGGCGATGACGGGGCCCCCAGGGAGCTCTGGGGGCAGCTGAAAACGCCAAGGCTCGATCCCCTCATCCCAGCTCGAGTGCACGAAGGCCATGTCCGTACCTGTCCGGGCCACGATGAAGAGCCCTCCCCCGAGTCCCCGAAGTGCCCCCATCTGCCGGTAATCCAAACGGTCCGCCTTCACGCGGCAGTGAGGCAGTTCCTGGGGCGAGGGTAGCTGTACGTCTATCCTGGCGATCCCCTGGGCATCGCTCTTTCCGGCCCACAACACCCTCTCCTGGCAGTCCCGGACCGTGACCTCTGCACCCTCCACGGGCCGTCCTTTGTCCAGGCTGGTCACCCAGACCAAAGAGCCCTCCCTTCCCCACTTGAAATGCACCGAGAGGTTGGTGACCAGGGCCGCTGCTGGCACGAACATCGGTCTTGGTGGATCCAGCAGGGCGCTTCCCAGGATCTGACTTTCCAACTCCACGAGGTAGAGCCCAGGTCCCCTGAGGGGGATGCCCACCACCTCGAAGGCCTTGGCCCCCATGGGCTTGGAGACCTTGAACTCAGCCACCTCATCCCCGGCCGAAAACATGGAACGCTCCCGCGATGCGGCGGCCACCCTTCTCAAGGCGGACTGGAGATCGTCCGCATTGCCCGGGGCCAAATTGAGAATCCTAGCCTGGATCTTCCCCGTGATCCCATGGGCCTCCCCCACGCGCACGGCCCTTGCCTTGACCTCTGGCTCCAGGTTCCTCAGGGTGACCGGGAGCATGCGATCCCCCATGAGCTCCACTATCCCGAAGCGCGCCGGGAACTTGGCCAAGGGGGGATACCTGTCTGTGCGCACGGTCAGGGGGAAACGATCCGCGTTGGACAATGCCCTGCCAGCATCATCCTTGAGCCCTGGGGGGAGCTCCACCTGGTAACTGGCTTCCTCCGGAAAGGGGCCTGGGAATTCCACGGCCCGTACCAGCTCTGACTCAGAGATCCGGGGCCTGCGGATCTCACCCTCCCCACCCCTTAGCAAGACCTTCTCGGCTTCCGCCTTGGAGATGCTGGCCGAGAATTCCACCCGCATGGGGAGTATGGGAAGACAGCCTGCCCTGGGGTTTTCCTTTTCGCAGCGAAACGTGGCCGTGAACCTGGGCCTCGTCTTGAAAGGGATCACCTGATCCTGGGCTGTGGAGACCCCGGTCTTGGCGCTCACACCCTTTCCCCAGATCAGCCTGACCTCGGAGCTGGCCGGGAAGCGCTGACGGCACTGGATCAGGACCTGCGGAAGCGATGGCCTCTCGCTGCCCCTGTACCAGGCCTTGAGGATCTCCTCCCTCTCATCCCCAGTCAGGATGCGCACGCCGATCCTGTCCTGGATGCCCTGCACCGAGAAGGACACGTTCTCCAAGATCGAATCCGGGGTGGGCTCTGCATTCAGGGTCAGGATGAAGACCTGCTCTTCATCGATGTTCTGACTCCCCTGGTAGGGCACCGACGCCACAACAGCCGGACCGCCCGTGGAGAAAGAAAACGATTGTTGCCCCACCATAGGGTTTCCGGAAATGGCTTTTGTGTCGGGCCTCAGGCGAAACTCGCAGCGGATCCCGGCCGGGACATCCCTCTCGAAGTCGTAGATCCAGTTCCTGGGGTCTGCCCAGCGGGCCTGTCCCCTAACAGGGCAATCCACCTCGAAGGGGTCCATGCTCACGCGGGGATCCCCCAAAGGCACCATGGGCTCGGAGAAACTCGCCCTCACCTGCCGCACCACCTTGACCTCCCCCTGTGGGGTGAAAACCACGATGTGTGCCTGCTGCTGCGCCTGGGCAAGGCCGACCAAGACAAGGGCCCCCACGAGCAACGATCCCAGGCACCGCCCTTTCACGGCTTCCCCCTTTCTAGCTGAATCCCAGATCGTTGGAACATTCGATCCCCCCCCAGCCTTCACAGGGCCGAACACTATCACAAACCCCATGGGGATGCCAGCAGCCAAGGGTGAGGAGGAGGATTACCACCAATTGGCTGCGGCCCAGGGGCTTAGTCTCTTTTTTCGGGACATCGGCCATATCGCACCTCCACCAGGCATGGAACACATCCTGTTTGGAACACCCCTTGGGGACTTGGAAGATCGTTTTGTGGACAAAGAGCAGGGTTAGCTGCAGTTGGTGGCAGGTACGCCTGTCAGATCACCTTCTTACCCAGGAGATTTTGGCCTATAAAACCTGGTTGTCGGGTGAAAGCCAAATCCTCTACTGAGAAGCCCAGTAGGCATGAACCTTTTTCAATTCATCCACCCAACATTTCAGTATGTCAGAGGTGTCGCGGCCTAATTCCTTGGCAAGCTCA
The nucleotide sequence above comes from bacterium. Encoded proteins:
- a CDS encoding MG2 domain-containing protein, whose product is MKGRCLGSLLVGALVLVGLAQAQQQAHIVVFTPQGEVKVVRQVRASFSEPMVPLGDPRVSMDPFEVDCPVRGQARWADPRNWIYDFERDVPAGIRCEFRLRPDTKAISGNPMVGQQSFSFSTGGPAVVASVPYQGSQNIDEEQVFILTLNAEPTPDSILENVSFSVQGIQDRIGVRILTGDEREEILKAWYRGSERPSLPQVLIQCRQRFPASSEVRLIWGKGVSAKTGVSTAQDQVIPFKTRPRFTATFRCEKENPRAGCLPILPMRVEFSASISKAEAEKVLLRGGEGEIRRPRISESELVRAVEFPGPFPEEASYQVELPPGLKDDAGRALSNADRFPLTVRTDRYPPLAKFPARFGIVELMGDRMLPVTLRNLEPEVKARAVRVGEAHGITGKIQARILNLAPGNADDLQSALRRVAAASRERSMFSAGDEVAEFKVSKPMGAKAFEVVGIPLRGPGLYLVELESQILGSALLDPPRPMFVPAAALVTNLSVHFKWGREGSLVWVTSLDKGRPVEGAEVTVRDCQERVLWAGKSDAQGIARIDVQLPSPQELPHCRVKADRLDYRQMGALRGLGGGLFIVARTGTDMAFVHSSWDEGIEPWRFQLPPELPGGPVIAHTILDRTLLRAGETVHMKHILRKHGIKGFSAVPEANRPQKVSIEHLGGEQRYELPLEWDAKGVAETTWTIPREAKLGGYRVVLRRGSDTTVEAWEPSLEEEDEEPWDVQEASEWTTGHFRVEEFRVPLMKAVIQPPKEPLVHAREVTLEMSLQYLAGGGAGELPVKLRREVGLKSLAPPEGFEGFQFSNGPVLEGVTRKGEELEYDEELGEVPQVLREALGEIRAKLETVDLVLDRAGSARVVLNDLPEVQVPMEMVAELEYRDPNGEVQTASSRIPLWPSRYLVGLKPSSWAVVDETQELQVAVVDLEGRPVAEAPVKVDLFQRKTISHRKRIIGGFYSYDHAKETRRLGSLCEGKTDQHGKFICQVRPQTSGEMVLQAKTWDQAENPSWANRSVWVSKERRWWFDAEDHDRIDLLPEKRRYEPGETATFQVRMPFQEATALITVEREGVMEAWVRPLSGKRPIIQMPIKGSYAPNVFVSVLVVRGRVADVSPTALVDLGKPAFKLGISEINVGWRAHELEVKVSTERKVYKVREKAMVSIKVQTPDGRRPPPGSEVAVAAVDEGLLELMANRSWEILPAMMKRRGYEVRSATAQMQVVGKRHYGLKALPSGGGGGRQPTRELFETLLLWKARVPLDEKGEASLELPLNDSLTSFRIVAVATGGEGLFGTGSTSIQSTQDLMILSGLPPLVREGDRFKAGFTLRNTTQQALSLEIRATARGLAERLQPMALSLSPGEAREVGWEVTVPQGQESILWEVEVKTVGAPEADRIRVTQRVAAAVPVRMLQATTAQVEATLSFPVERPADALPGLGGVRVSLSPVVAEGLGGVAHYMRGYPYGCMEQKISTAVSLRDEVLWKKYMAQLSTHLDPEGLVKYFPTMTLGSPVLTAYIVAIAHEAGWEIPAEARAKMEAGLMKFVEGGMVRYGPLPTADLSIRKLSALEALARLGKAGPKHLGSIALEPNLWPTSAVIDWLNILRLVPAIPEREARMKEAEQILRSRLNFQGTVMSFSTGATDRLWWLMVSNHVNAVRTILAVLPLANWKEDLPRLVQGALALQRGGHWDLTVANAWGVLAMEKFSRAFETIPVTGKTSLQAEAPSGTVGWGVSPKGGAFLLPWPEGVRSLWINHQGTGRPWVTVQGLAAIPLKAPLSSGYKIQKWISAVERKRPDAWSRGDVLRVRLEISAQADQSWVVVSDPIPAGSSILGGGLARDSRILTADEKRKGWPSPVFQERSLEAFRAYYEFLPKGEWTLEYTVRLNQEGNFQVPPTRVEALYFPEMFGEMPNEPLEVGH